Proteins co-encoded in one uncultured Fibrobacter sp. genomic window:
- a CDS encoding diguanylate cyclase: MSIHTISGFSRSIVFKVLIVLIFSMTLVVTGSIFIFTSKQTNLMLEWSFNNNESTLSQIGYMASSEMKQFGDRLTLLSKTSEIQSLDPNTAASYLKSYSISTLFISGETVTLYDRDNSFICDNSMVGIPTESPYPIDFSRITPHRPYLTPWFREATDAPPKRLFGISIMNRSNSSGYLIASFSLRRLWTNFPNYKVGKNGFLVAINGQGEILYHPDLKRWLTDTHKISELGLKDIDPRNYDVKKAQFQKLSDNEKYLVNYYFDSNTDFGLFAFQPQREIDELISSATQASLAILIVAILIIFLVAAWMFYTLGVPLNRITKHIRRITDGDLDIENIDVGSRKDELGQLGNAFNSMHDTIKRQIKELNAHREILEQEVKERTKDLEEANKKLELISKTDELTGLPNRRDMNETIANEMGRSARTHKPFCFIFIDIDHFKNINDTYGHACGDIILKSVAQTIRGLLRKYDVFARYGGEEFLTLLPETDLEGARAVAERFRRQIEKMTVRYADFTIKITITLGVARFDERLGADRSIQMADKALYQGKEGGRNRVIVWRPEWVTEADYEAAAIELAALKKDAEKPKGENFQVSLDYIEDHPLKMAAESAEQEKGEDERNDENSPEEEEKQS; encoded by the coding sequence ATGTCTATACACACGATATCAGGTTTTTCACGAAGCATCGTCTTCAAGGTGCTTATCGTTTTGATTTTCTCCATGACCCTCGTGGTCACGGGGAGTATCTTTATTTTCACGTCAAAACAGACAAACCTGATGTTGGAATGGAGTTTCAACAACAACGAGTCGACTCTCTCGCAGATTGGCTACATGGCATCTAGCGAAATGAAGCAGTTTGGCGACCGCCTGACACTTCTTTCCAAGACATCCGAAATTCAAAGTCTCGATCCGAATACGGCTGCCAGCTACCTTAAGAGCTACAGCATTTCGACATTGTTCATTTCGGGTGAAACCGTTACTTTATACGACAGAGACAACTCGTTCATTTGCGACAACTCCATGGTCGGCATTCCAACAGAAAGCCCCTACCCCATTGATTTTTCGCGCATTACTCCGCACCGCCCTTACTTGACGCCCTGGTTTAGGGAAGCAACAGACGCTCCCCCGAAGCGCCTGTTCGGCATTAGCATTATGAACAGGTCAAATTCTTCAGGATACCTGATAGCAAGTTTTTCTCTCCGCAGACTCTGGACCAACTTTCCGAACTATAAAGTCGGCAAAAACGGATTCCTGGTTGCCATCAATGGTCAAGGGGAAATTCTTTATCACCCGGACTTAAAGCGCTGGCTAACAGATACGCACAAGATTTCGGAACTGGGACTGAAAGATATCGACCCCCGCAACTACGATGTCAAGAAGGCCCAATTCCAGAAGCTGTCCGACAACGAAAAATACCTTGTCAACTACTACTTTGATTCCAATACGGACTTCGGTCTTTTCGCCTTCCAGCCGCAGAGAGAAATCGATGAACTTATTTCCTCGGCAACGCAGGCAAGTCTCGCCATCCTGATTGTGGCAATCCTGATTATCTTCCTTGTCGCAGCATGGATGTTCTACACGCTGGGCGTTCCGCTGAACCGCATTACCAAGCACATCCGTAGAATCACTGACGGAGACCTTGATATCGAAAACATTGACGTGGGTAGCCGTAAAGACGAACTGGGCCAGTTGGGCAACGCCTTCAACTCGATGCACGATACCATTAAGCGCCAGATTAAGGAACTGAACGCCCATAGGGAAATCTTGGAACAGGAAGTCAAGGAACGTACCAAGGATTTGGAAGAGGCCAACAAGAAGTTGGAACTGATTTCGAAAACGGACGAACTGACGGGTCTTCCGAACCGCCGCGACATGAACGAAACCATCGCAAACGAAATGGGTCGTTCTGCCCGCACGCACAAGCCGTTCTGCTTTATCTTTATCGATATCGACCACTTCAAGAATATCAACGATACCTACGGACACGCCTGTGGCGACATCATCCTGAAGTCGGTGGCGCAAACAATTCGCGGACTATTGCGCAAGTACGACGTATTCGCCCGCTACGGTGGCGAAGAATTCTTGACGTTGTTGCCCGAAACTGACCTCGAAGGCGCAAGGGCTGTCGCAGAACGTTTCCGCAGACAGATTGAAAAGATGACCGTTCGCTACGCGGACTTCACCATCAAGATTACGATTACGCTCGGTGTTGCCAGGTTCGACGAACGCCTGGGAGCAGACCGCAGCATTCAAATGGCAGACAAGGCGCTTTACCAGGGTAAGGAAGGTGGCCGTAACCGCGTGATCGTGTGGAGGCCCGAATGGGTGACCGAAGCCGACTACGAAGCCGCCGCTATTGAACTTGCCGCTTTGAAAAAAGATGCCGAAAAGCCCAAGGGCGAAAACTTCCAGGTAAGTCTCGACTATATCGAAGACCATCCGCTCAAAATGGCCGCAGAATCTGCGGAACAAGAAAAGGGCGAAGATGAACGCAATGACGAAAATTCGCCTGAAGAGGAAGAAAAGCAGAGTTAA
- a CDS encoding serine/threonine protein kinase: MSVKSEKSMASILDRACDCALLHQGGEADVYELACDEGFYALKWYHSGCRFEESVVDRLKHLNIPGLYRVRESGVRDNTPYLVYDFIEGVSSADVPAMPVAVALKLLRGIVQTLDALNKEDIHHGDINPSNVLLCKSGNSLQTLVIDCGIVGPGALAYAAPERFQGKPASTQSDLYSLGMLLFRWIAGVDLLESDDYNNLAAQALAIEGLDISSRLYDLDSCKPQELSALEPLWKALLRESPENRAEDFDELDELLEIALESIGVGEVTAQTALQKYAGEVLPEKMGRKFPTEQKSAFPYSQNDNENKKNTLKIAVLAILGLILITTVFFVLVGTKSPDIDETGNLLLQKSRSLESVESGIENRGNSAPDTLPPAVLKDLPTPVSE; this comes from the coding sequence ATGAGCGTAAAAAGTGAAAAGTCTATGGCAAGCATCTTGGACAGGGCTTGCGATTGCGCCTTGTTGCATCAGGGTGGTGAAGCCGATGTTTACGAACTTGCATGTGACGAAGGCTTTTATGCCTTAAAGTGGTACCATTCCGGTTGCCGCTTTGAAGAATCCGTCGTTGACCGCCTGAAGCACTTGAACATTCCTGGGCTTTACCGAGTCCGCGAATCGGGCGTTCGTGATAATACGCCATACTTGGTTTACGATTTTATTGAGGGCGTGAGCTCGGCTGATGTTCCGGCGATGCCGGTAGCGGTGGCATTGAAACTCTTGCGTGGAATAGTGCAGACACTTGATGCCTTGAATAAAGAAGATATCCATCACGGCGATATCAACCCTTCGAATGTCTTGCTTTGCAAGTCTGGCAATAGCTTGCAGACTCTTGTGATCGATTGCGGCATTGTGGGGCCCGGCGCCTTGGCTTATGCGGCTCCGGAACGCTTTCAAGGCAAGCCCGCCAGCACGCAGAGCGACCTCTACAGTTTGGGAATGCTTTTGTTCCGCTGGATTGCCGGCGTTGATTTGCTTGAATCGGACGATTACAACAATCTGGCAGCCCAAGCTCTGGCTATCGAAGGCTTGGATATTTCTTCGCGACTTTATGACCTGGACAGTTGCAAGCCGCAGGAACTTTCGGCGCTGGAGCCGTTGTGGAAGGCCTTGCTGCGGGAATCTCCGGAGAATCGCGCCGAAGATTTTGACGAACTGGATGAACTTCTGGAAATTGCCCTTGAATCAATTGGCGTGGGGGAGGTAACCGCCCAGACGGCTCTGCAAAAATATGCCGGTGAAGTCCTACCCGAAAAAATGGGGCGAAAATTCCCGACGGAGCAAAAAAGTGCTTTCCCGTACAGCCAAAACGATAATGAAAACAAAAAAAATACCTTAAAAATTGCCGTTTTGGCCATTTTAGGACTTATATTAATTACAACGGTGTTTTTCGTGTTGGTTGGGACAAAAAGTCCCGACATCGACGAAACAGGAAATTTGTTGCTTCAGAAATCCAGAAGTTTGGAATCGGTTGAATCGGGGATAGAAAATCGTGGAAATTCTGCTCCTGATACGCTTCCGCCTGCGGTACTGAAGGATTTGCCTACGCCCGTATCGGAATAG
- a CDS encoding DUF3332 family protein — MKKGIITLLCAGMIVLSGCYGKYACFNKLLAWNGTLGNKWLNSIVHFAMNVIPVYGIALFVDFLVLNTVEFWTGSNPLAAGDSYYEKDAQGNTIAAVKNADGSMTAEITTAAGEKAVLTLQRDENVIRAIDAEGNVVAQRELDK; from the coding sequence ATGAAAAAAGGTATCATTACCCTTCTCTGCGCCGGCATGATCGTTCTTTCCGGCTGCTATGGCAAGTATGCATGCTTCAACAAGCTGCTCGCATGGAACGGCACCCTTGGTAACAAGTGGCTCAACTCCATCGTCCACTTCGCCATGAACGTGATCCCGGTCTACGGTATCGCTCTGTTCGTGGACTTCCTCGTCCTCAACACTGTCGAATTCTGGACTGGCTCCAACCCGCTCGCTGCTGGCGACTCCTACTATGAAAAGGACGCTCAGGGCAACACCATTGCTGCTGTCAAGAACGCTGACGGTTCTATGACTGCTGAAATCACCACCGCTGCTGGCGAAAAGGCCGTCCTGACCCTCCAGCGCGATGAAAACGTTATCCGCGCCATCGACGCCGAAGGTAACGTTGTCGCTCAGCGTGAACTCGACAAGTAA
- a CDS encoding HAD family hydrolase — protein MLKKKSLIVFDLDGTLFNTLGDLAVAVNFALRHFGLPEHDEQRVRTFIGNGSMKLIERSMGEAALSENMARSGVTVEMVHKVYSDFYWEHCTERTLPNPGIVDFLNNSKARVAMLTNKPLRPSEKILNHFGLRDRFEFILCGDTTPERKPSPAGLLKILEMAGVSREDAVMVGDDQPDILAARNAGVDCITLLCGFGKPVNLLPLKPENTVESYAEMCQLLARISN, from the coding sequence ATGCTCAAAAAGAAATCCCTCATTGTTTTTGACTTGGACGGGACTCTGTTCAATACGCTCGGCGACCTTGCCGTGGCGGTGAATTTTGCGTTGCGCCATTTCGGGCTTCCGGAACACGACGAACAGCGCGTGCGGACTTTTATCGGGAATGGTTCGATGAAGTTGATTGAGCGTAGCATGGGGGAGGCCGCGCTTTCTGAAAATATGGCCCGCTCCGGTGTGACCGTCGAAATGGTCCACAAGGTCTATTCAGATTTTTACTGGGAACATTGTACCGAACGCACACTCCCGAATCCGGGAATCGTAGATTTCTTGAACAATTCCAAAGCCCGCGTGGCGATGCTCACGAACAAGCCGCTTCGCCCGAGCGAAAAAATCCTGAATCACTTTGGACTCCGCGACCGTTTTGAATTTATCCTTTGCGGCGACACCACGCCCGAACGCAAGCCGAGTCCCGCTGGCCTGCTCAAGATTCTTGAAATGGCAGGCGTATCTCGTGAAGATGCGGTAATGGTGGGCGATGACCAGCCGGACATTCTTGCAGCCCGTAATGCCGGGGTAGACTGCATTACGCTCCTTTGCGGCTTTGGAAAACCGGTGAACTTGCTTCCGTTAAAGCCCGAAAATACGGTCGAGAGCTATGCGGAAATGTGCCAGTTGCTGGCTAGAATCTCTAACTAG
- a CDS encoding tetratricopeptide repeat protein: MLRRVCYIGVLLFTLSLMSCVNDDIKRGNDALRIGDYERAITNFSKALDVEPANRDARYGLALSYYADAEQADRINDSSFVRWSRAAREFKILYGLDSSGSIDANYSTCLFYLARATLNQDASANVLSLLDKSIQLDSLNYFSYNLKGLILARSSAPGDLNSAKNIFIHIVTREPGFISAYINLGNIYWEEGDVESAWDTWSAGLQKAPTNSSLIYWTQVAEDSLKSMVLSGRL, from the coding sequence ATGCTTAGGCGTGTGTGCTACATAGGGGTGTTGTTGTTCACCTTGTCTTTGATGTCTTGCGTCAATGACGACATCAAACGTGGAAACGACGCCTTGCGTATTGGCGACTATGAACGCGCTATTACGAATTTCTCGAAAGCCTTGGATGTTGAACCAGCCAACCGCGATGCCCGTTACGGGCTGGCCCTTTCGTATTATGCCGATGCGGAGCAGGCTGACCGAATCAACGATTCCTCGTTTGTCCGTTGGAGTCGCGCCGCCCGCGAATTCAAGATTCTTTACGGTCTAGATAGTAGCGGAAGCATCGATGCCAATTATTCGACTTGCTTGTTCTACTTGGCCCGCGCTACGTTGAATCAAGATGCGTCTGCAAATGTGTTGTCCTTATTGGATAAATCTATACAACTGGATAGTTTGAACTATTTTAGCTATAACTTGAAGGGCTTGATTCTTGCCCGGAGCAGTGCTCCTGGTGATCTGAATAGCGCAAAGAACATATTCATCCATATCGTGACTCGAGAACCCGGATTCATTTCGGCATACATTAACCTCGGAAACATCTATTGGGAAGAAGGCGATGTGGAATCGGCCTGGGACACTTGGTCTGCGGGCTTGCAGAAGGCACCTACAAACAGTTCTTTGATTTACTGGACTCAGGTTGCCGAAGATTCTTTGAAGTCGATGGTGCTTTCGGGTAGACTATGA
- a CDS encoding AgmX/PglI C-terminal domain-containing protein, with protein sequence MAKPFSKYLGKIALMTAAALWAGCSDSEKNDDAAKQDNPKLIHPWDTKKFFDEKPEGNLLEKKEKRRLDSLKNIGKLIDTGVTALYGVYVADSMVVANASAKTPQNSKGLAEFPVREKISVAEGSSLDKESIFNVLVSFTPGLRHIYSIRYLKKNPDKHFEGEITLKLTIAADGSVKENQIKSSTTGYKEFDEDIQKAVSRWKFPKVKSGETIATFPITFHENPAESKTSRPE encoded by the coding sequence ATGGCGAAACCCTTCAGCAAATACCTTGGAAAAATTGCTCTGATGACCGCGGCGGCGCTATGGGCAGGTTGCAGCGATTCCGAAAAAAACGATGATGCTGCCAAGCAGGATAATCCCAAATTGATTCATCCCTGGGACACGAAGAAATTTTTCGACGAAAAGCCCGAAGGCAATCTCCTTGAGAAAAAGGAAAAGCGGAGATTGGATTCCCTAAAGAATATCGGCAAACTGATTGACACGGGTGTAACTGCTCTTTATGGAGTTTATGTGGCGGATTCTATGGTGGTCGCCAACGCGTCTGCAAAAACTCCGCAAAATTCGAAAGGCCTTGCCGAATTTCCGGTTAGAGAAAAAATATCTGTTGCTGAAGGTAGCTCGCTTGACAAAGAATCTATTTTTAATGTCTTGGTTTCTTTCACGCCAGGATTGCGCCATATATACAGTATCAGGTATTTAAAGAAAAATCCTGATAAACATTTTGAAGGCGAAATCACCTTGAAGTTGACAATCGCTGCGGACGGCTCGGTTAAAGAAAATCAAATTAAATCTTCGACTACAGGTTATAAAGAATTTGATGAAGATATTCAAAAAGCTGTAAGTCGCTGGAAATTTCCGAAAGTGAAATCGGGTGAGACCATTGCGACTTTCCCGATTACGTTTCACGAAAATCCGGCTGAATCAAAGACTTCTCGGCCTGAATAA
- a CDS encoding extracellular solute-binding protein produces the protein MGLMMNRIMHSILAIAIASTAVMAAPKKQPLTVWIMPNGASPQEILEKRLELYTQKTGIPTKVEVLDWGEAWNRITAALSGTQPAPDVLQLGTTWIPYFASRKEIKPLNEELSAIQPERFVPVSWNTTHIDEDSTIYSVPWFIDIRAVLANKRILAEHGITKDSIRTYEGFKKAIRKVNQKDEVLEDGAHVRGYAFPGRSDWNLPHNFAPWIWSNGGSFIKKDADGKWHANILSEETLLGIASYLHFIMDTLVAPEALQTNTAQIAQQFNNGELAFIVSTSEIIMQTRFHGNMGGLSNARIGSDSVMVVPIPRGKVGSVSFIGGSNLAIPANNKRKEALDLLLFLTDDENLDAYTKQIGLLPPSRKVLQEWAKDEDYSILVRALETGRAYVAIPEWGELEQQLNTLFSAIWEQMEIPSLYSEDKLYEIFKDLTVEIDKKLNYPTTNIMTAAEFKAAWNKINEEQKPQVEVAKDSTNGAVDDNIKTAPFVFVVMLILGFLFAFLRKRKK, from the coding sequence ATGGGTTTGATGATGAATAGAATTATGCATTCAATTCTAGCGATTGCTATAGCCTCGACTGCAGTTATGGCCGCCCCTAAAAAGCAACCGCTCACAGTTTGGATTATGCCCAATGGCGCATCTCCGCAAGAAATCCTCGAAAAACGTCTTGAACTTTACACCCAGAAAACAGGCATTCCGACCAAGGTCGAAGTGCTTGACTGGGGTGAAGCCTGGAACCGCATTACGGCAGCGCTTTCCGGAACTCAGCCGGCCCCCGATGTATTGCAGCTTGGCACTACTTGGATTCCGTACTTTGCATCCCGCAAAGAAATTAAGCCTTTAAACGAAGAACTTTCGGCAATTCAACCGGAACGTTTTGTCCCCGTCAGCTGGAACACGACCCATATCGACGAAGACTCGACAATCTATTCCGTGCCTTGGTTTATCGATATTCGAGCTGTTCTTGCCAACAAGAGAATCCTTGCTGAACACGGCATCACTAAAGATTCCATTAGAACCTACGAAGGATTCAAGAAAGCAATTCGCAAAGTCAACCAAAAAGACGAAGTTCTTGAAGACGGTGCCCACGTACGCGGTTACGCATTCCCCGGCAGGAGCGACTGGAACCTTCCTCACAACTTTGCCCCCTGGATTTGGAGCAACGGCGGTTCGTTCATCAAGAAAGACGCCGACGGCAAATGGCACGCCAACATCCTTTCTGAAGAAACGCTCCTAGGCATTGCAAGCTACCTCCACTTTATTATGGATACGCTCGTAGCGCCCGAAGCCCTGCAGACCAATACGGCACAGATTGCCCAGCAATTCAACAATGGCGAACTCGCCTTTATCGTGAGCACTTCCGAAATCATCATGCAGACCCGTTTCCACGGAAACATGGGAGGCCTTTCTAACGCCCGAATCGGTTCCGACAGCGTCATGGTGGTTCCCATTCCTAGAGGCAAGGTCGGAAGCGTCAGCTTTATCGGCGGTTCAAACCTCGCCATTCCGGCAAACAACAAACGCAAAGAAGCTCTTGACCTTTTGCTCTTCTTGACCGACGATGAAAACCTGGACGCTTACACCAAGCAGATTGGCCTTTTGCCGCCTTCTAGAAAGGTTCTGCAGGAATGGGCTAAGGACGAAGACTACAGCATACTCGTTCGCGCTCTTGAAACCGGTCGCGCCTACGTGGCCATTCCGGAATGGGGCGAACTGGAACAGCAACTCAACACACTATTCAGCGCCATTTGGGAACAGATGGAAATCCCGTCGCTCTATTCCGAAGACAAGCTGTACGAGATATTCAAGGACCTCACGGTCGAAATCGACAAAAAGTTGAACTACCCGACAACCAATATTATGACGGCAGCCGAATTCAAGGCAGCCTGGAACAAGATTAACGAAGAGCAAAAGCCCCAGGTTGAAGTCGCCAAGGATTCCACCAACGGAGCCGTCGACGATAACATAAAGACAGCACCCTTCGTATTCGTTGTCATGCTTATCCTCGGGTTCCTGTTTGCCTTCCTCCGCAAGCGCAAAAAATAA
- a CDS encoding sigma-54-dependent Fis family transcriptional regulator: protein MKSESMLATERMLDVVRILLDEVQPESLFVKILEVAKDVLHADAAVLDTGGENAIHLSNPEKVSISISAVKQAKLEKKAVVWNQLDDDSADLSKSIVQNQLTSIMVSPFRTPESEAGYLYLQRAAREEPFTEDDSALFDSFVMVCEKFAFAAFDRLRDKESLNVLRNVIRKDGIVYSSKAMSDLIALADKLAGLPMPVIIRGETGTGKEVIARYIHRHSPRADKPFIAVNCGAIPEHLMESLLFGHAKGSFTGAIETRKGFFEEADGGTIFLDEIGELPMNMQVKLLRVLQEKHITRVGDNREIPVNVRIISATHVDLEEAVKAKRFREDLYFRIQVMPVEMPPLRDRGQDVVLLAEEFLTRYGAEYGRGKFHLSRNAEKAMLSYHWPGNVRELENKVQKALVQAVHGVVQPADLGLGDVQAQAKESPRTLKEAREIVEREVIGRALSDSNANLTLAATILGIDRKVLREIMERLGMKKEDYKK from the coding sequence ATGAAGTCAGAATCGATGCTCGCGACAGAAAGAATGCTCGATGTCGTAAGAATCTTACTGGATGAAGTCCAGCCGGAATCTCTTTTTGTGAAAATTCTCGAAGTGGCGAAGGATGTTTTGCATGCCGATGCCGCGGTCCTTGATACCGGCGGCGAAAATGCGATTCACTTGAGCAATCCCGAAAAAGTATCGATTTCTATTTCTGCAGTAAAGCAGGCCAAGCTCGAAAAGAAGGCCGTGGTGTGGAACCAGCTCGATGACGATTCCGCCGACCTTTCGAAGTCTATTGTACAAAACCAGCTGACAAGCATTATGGTGTCGCCGTTCCGCACGCCTGAAAGCGAAGCCGGTTACTTGTACTTGCAGCGAGCCGCCCGCGAAGAGCCTTTTACCGAAGACGATAGCGCCCTGTTCGATTCCTTCGTGATGGTGTGCGAAAAGTTCGCATTTGCCGCCTTCGACCGTTTGCGTGACAAGGAATCCTTGAATGTCTTGCGCAATGTCATCCGCAAAGACGGCATTGTGTATTCGAGCAAGGCCATGTCCGACTTGATCGCTCTTGCAGACAAATTAGCAGGGCTCCCGATGCCGGTGATTATCCGTGGCGAAACGGGAACCGGTAAAGAAGTCATTGCCCGCTATATTCACAGGCATAGCCCTCGCGCAGACAAGCCTTTTATCGCAGTCAACTGTGGCGCCATTCCGGAACACTTGATGGAATCGCTTTTGTTTGGACATGCCAAGGGGTCGTTTACGGGTGCCATTGAAACCCGTAAGGGATTTTTTGAAGAAGCCGATGGCGGAACCATTTTCCTCGACGAAATTGGCGAACTTCCTATGAACATGCAGGTGAAGCTTTTGCGCGTGCTGCAAGAAAAGCATATTACCCGCGTGGGCGACAATCGCGAAATTCCGGTGAACGTGCGCATCATTAGTGCAACGCATGTAGACCTGGAAGAAGCTGTCAAGGCAAAGCGCTTTAGGGAAGACTTGTACTTCCGTATTCAGGTGATGCCGGTAGAAATGCCGCCCCTGAGAGACCGCGGACAAGACGTTGTGCTCTTGGCCGAAGAATTCTTGACCCGCTATGGGGCGGAATATGGTCGTGGAAAGTTCCACTTGAGCCGCAACGCCGAAAAGGCGATGCTCAGTTACCACTGGCCGGGTAACGTGCGCGAACTCGAAAACAAGGTCCAGAAGGCTTTGGTTCAGGCGGTACATGGAGTAGTCCAGCCTGCCGATTTGGGCCTGGGCGATGTCCAGGCGCAGGCCAAGGAGTCTCCGCGCACGCTTAAGGAAGCCCGCGAAATCGTGGAACGCGAAGTAATTGGCAGGGCGCTTTCCGACAGTAATGCGAATCTGACGCTCGCAGCGACGATTTTGGGCATCGACCGCAAGGTTCTGCGCGAAATTATGGAAAGATTGGGAATGAAAAAAGAAGACTATAAGAAATAG
- the miaB gene encoding tRNA (N6-isopentenyl adenosine(37)-C2)-methylthiotransferase MiaB, with translation MKKYHLATYGCQMNEYDSAMIAQELDMCGCIETSNQEDADFIIVNTCSVREKAEETAIANISKLKYLNKKNPDVKVVVCGCMAKNRGPELLKRLPNVSYIVGPDQYKKIPELLLGDAHSPLHLTHHKMFIDEDLSENYLGEYAKLQNDFTTFIAIQRGCNKRCSYCIVPYLRGPEKYRDMEDVLAEVRKAADKGITEVTLLGQTVNAYKTEGGNFADLLTKVSEIDGIRRIRFTSPHPRHYTNELIDVLLNNPKVCHYAHIPIQSGSDAMLKKMRRQHNMEQYLSIIEQLRSKDPFYGISTDVICGFVGETEADFEDTLKAFEQCQFDSAFMFIYSPRKGTESYKEAETLTEQEKQER, from the coding sequence ATGAAAAAATACCACTTGGCCACATACGGCTGCCAGATGAACGAGTACGACTCGGCGATGATCGCCCAGGAGCTCGACATGTGCGGTTGCATCGAGACGAGCAACCAAGAAGATGCCGACTTCATCATCGTAAACACCTGCAGCGTACGCGAAAAGGCCGAGGAAACCGCCATCGCGAACATCAGCAAGCTCAAGTACCTGAACAAGAAAAACCCCGACGTGAAGGTTGTCGTGTGCGGCTGCATGGCCAAGAATCGCGGGCCGGAACTTTTGAAGCGCCTCCCGAACGTGAGCTACATCGTGGGCCCGGACCAGTACAAGAAAATTCCGGAACTATTGCTCGGCGACGCCCATAGCCCGCTGCACCTGACGCACCACAAGATGTTCATCGACGAGGACCTGAGCGAAAACTACTTGGGCGAATACGCAAAGCTCCAGAACGACTTTACCACCTTCATCGCGATCCAGCGCGGGTGTAACAAGCGCTGCAGCTACTGCATTGTGCCGTACCTCCGCGGGCCGGAAAAGTACCGCGACATGGAAGACGTTCTCGCCGAAGTACGCAAGGCCGCCGACAAGGGCATTACCGAGGTGACGCTCCTTGGCCAGACGGTGAACGCCTACAAGACAGAAGGCGGCAACTTTGCCGACCTCCTCACGAAGGTTTCTGAAATCGACGGCATCCGCCGCATTCGCTTTACGAGCCCGCACCCAAGGCACTACACGAACGAACTCATCGACGTGTTGCTGAACAACCCGAAGGTCTGCCACTACGCGCACATTCCTATCCAGAGTGGCTCCGACGCCATGCTCAAGAAGATGCGCCGCCAGCACAACATGGAGCAATACCTCTCGATTATCGAGCAGTTGCGCAGCAAAGATCCGTTCTATGGCATTTCGACGGACGTAATTTGCGGATTCGTGGGCGAAACCGAAGCAGATTTCGAAGACACGCTCAAGGCATTTGAACAGTGCCAGTTCGACAGCGCCTTCATGTTCATCTACAGCCCGCGCAAGGGTACAGAATCGTACAAGGAAGCCGAGACGCTCACCGAGCAGGAAAAGCAGGAACGCCA